The proteins below are encoded in one region of Chelmon rostratus isolate fCheRos1 chromosome 21, fCheRos1.pri, whole genome shotgun sequence:
- the LOC121624396 gene encoding ATP-dependent RNA helicase DHX8, which produces MADGGVDELSQLEYLSLVSKVCTELDNHLGISDKDLAEFVIDLAEKQPTFDGFKALLLQNGAEFTDSLISNLLRLIQTMRPPSKASTSKASEALVKPKTEKERLKELFPALCRPNDPVPNRLLDEDDVKVAADAMKELEMFMPSVSGSDSKSSKSRSEKSRRHSRSRSRSRERDRHRDRDRERDREKDRKRRYRSRSRSRSRSRDRERHKDRDRGKRRDKSSRWSERSPSPRKDQDRDSDRWKDKHVDRPPPEEPSVGDIYNGKVTSIMQFGCFVQLEGLRKRWEGLVHISELRREGRVANVADVVSKGQRVKVKVLSFTGSKTSLSMKDVDQETGEDLNPNRRRNVGPDGGEEISMRNPDRPSNLNLGHAPELEQDDTLERKRLTKISDPEKWEIKQMIAANVLSKEEFPDFDDETGILPKVDDEEDEDLEIELVEEEPPFLRGHTKQSMDMSPVKIVKNPDGSLSQAAMMQSALAKERRELKQAAREAEMDSIPMGLNKHWVDPLPDADGRQIAANMRGIGMMPNDIPEWKKHAFGGNKASYGKKTQLSILEQRESLPIYKLKEQLIQAVHDNQILIVIGETGSGKTTQITQYLAEAGYTTRGKIGCTQPRRVAAMSVAKRVSEEYGCCLGQEVGYTIRFEDCTSPETVIKYMTDGMLLRECLIDSELGQYAIIMLDEAHERTIHTDVLFGLLKKTVQKRTDMKLIVTSATLDAVKFSQYFYEAPIFTIPGRTYPVEVLYTKEPETDYLDASLITVMQIHLTEPPGDILVFLTGQEEIDTACEILYERMKSLGPDVPELIILPVYSALPSEMQTRIFDPAPPGSRKVVIATNIAETSLTIDGIYYVVDPGFVKQKVYNSKTGIDQLVVTPISQAQAKQRAGRAGRTGPGKCYRLYTERAYRDEMLTTNVPEIQRTNLASTVLSLKAMGINDLLSFDFMDAPPMETLITAMEQLYTLGALDDEGLLTRLGRRMAEFPLEPMLCKMLIMSVHLGCSEEMLTIVSMLSVQNVFYRPKDKQALADQKKAKFHQPEGDHLTLLAVYNSWKNNKFSNPWCYENFIQARSLRRAQDIRKQMLGIMDRHKLDVVSCGKATVRVQKAICSGFFRNAAKKDPQEGYRTLIDQQVVYIHPSSALFNRQPEWVVYHELVLTTKEYMREVTTIDPRWLVEFSPAFFKVSDPTRLSKQKKQQRLEPLYNRYEEPNAWRISRAFRRR; this is translated from the exons ATGGCAGACGGCGGAGTTGACGAGCTATCACAGCTTGAATATTTGTCTTTGGTGTCAAAGGTCTGCACGGAACTTGACAACCATCTGGGAATAAGTGACAAAGATTTAG CTGAATTTGTCATCGACCTTGCTGAAAAACAACCGACCTTTGATGGATTCAAAGCTCTTTTGCTCCAAAACGGAGCCGAATTCACA GATTCTCTCATCAGTAATTTGCTCAGGCTCATTCAGACTATGCGACCTCCATCCAAGGCATCTACGAGTAAAG CTTCCGAGGCTTTGGTCAAGCCgaaaacagagaaggagaggttGAAGGAGCTCTTTCCTGCACTGTGTAGACCAAATGATCCAGTGCCAAAT AGGCTGTtggatgaagatgatgtgaaAGTAGCAGCTGATGCTATGAAAGAGTTGGAGATGTTTATGCCCAGTGTCAGTGGGTCAGACTCAAAGAGCAGCAAGAGCAG GTCAGAGAAGAGCAGACGCCACAGCCGAAGtcgcagcagaagcagagaaagagacagacacagagacagagatagagagagagacagagagaaggacaggAAGAGACGGTATCGGTCTCGCTCCAGGTCTAGGTCTCGCTCCAGAGACCGCGAGCGGCACAAAGACAGAGATCGCGGCAAAAGACGAGACAAATCTTCCCGCTGGTCTGAGCGCTCCCCGAGTCCTAGAAAAGACCAAGACAGAGACTCTGACCGCTGGAAGGACAAACATGTGGACCGTCCTCCACCAGAGGAGCCTTCTGTTGGTGACATCTACAATGGCAAAGTCACCAGTATCATGCAGTTTGGATGCTTTGTTCAGCTGGAGGGACTCAG GAAACGATGGGAGGGGTTGGTCCACATTTCTGAGCTGCGTAGAGAAGGTCGTGTGGCCAACGTTGCTGACGTTGTCAGCAAAGGCCAAAGAGTCAAAGTCAAGGTGCTCTCATTCACTGGCTCCAAGACCAGCCTCAGTATGAAG GATGTGGACCAGGAGACAGGAGAAGACCTGAACCCCAACAGGAGGAGAAACGTAGGCCCAGACGGAGGGGAGGAGATCTCCATGAGGAACCCCGACCGGCCAAGCAACCTGAACCTGGGTCACGCCCCCGAGCTGGAGCAGGACGACACCCTGGAGCGCAAGAGGCTCACCAAAATTTCTGACCCAGAGAAGTGGGAGATCAAACAG aTGATCGCTGCCAACGTCTTGTCCAAAGAAGAGTTCCCTGATTTTGATGATGAGACAGGGATCCTTCCTAAAGTTGATGATGAAGAGG ACGAAGATTTGGAAATTGAGCTGGTCGAGGAGGAACCGCCGTTCCTGAGGGGACACACCAAACAAAGCATGGACATGAGCCCTGTCAAGATAGTCAAG AATCCAGATGGCTCTCTGTCTCAAGCCGCCATGATGCAGAGCGCCCTGGCGAAGGAGAGACGAGAGCTGAAGCAGGCCGCTCGAGAGGCGGAGATGGACTCCATCCCCATGGGGCTGAATAAACACTGGGTCGACCCGCTGCCAGACG cCGATGGGCGGCAGATTGCAGCCAACATGAGAGGCATTGGCATGATGCCCAACGACATCCCAGAGTGGAAGAAGCATGCCTTCGGAGGCAACAAGGCCTCCTATGGCAAGAAGACGCAGCTCTCCATcctggagcagagggagagccTGCCAATCTACAAGCTGAAGGAGCAGCTCATTCAG GCCGTTCATGACAACCAAATCCTGATTGTGATTGGAGAGACCGGGTCCGGGAAGACCACGCAGATCACTCAGTACCTGGCCGAGGCAGGTTACACCACCAGGGGGAAGATCGGCTGCACTCAGCCCCGTCGTGTAGCCGCCATGTCGGTGGCCAAGAGAGTCTCAGAGGAGTACGGCTGCTGTCTTGGACAAGAG GTGGGCTACACCATCCGTTTCGAGGACTGCACCAGCCCTGAGACCGTGATCAAGTACATGACAGACGGTATGTTGTTGAGGGAGTGCCTGATCGACTCTGAGCTGGGCCAGTACGCCATCATCATGTTGGACGAAGCTCACGAGAGGACGATCCACACTGATGTCCTCTTTGGTTTGCTGAAGAAG acTGTACAGAAACGCACAGACATGAAGCTGATCGTGACATCAGCCACGCTCGACGCCGTCAAGTTCTCCCAGTATTTCTATGAAGCTCCCATCTTCACCATCCCAGGAAGAACTTATCCAGTGGAGGTTCTTTACACCAAAGAACCGGAGACGGACTACCTGGACGCCAGCCTCATCACCGTCATGCAGATTCATCTGACCGAGCCTCCAG GGGACATCCTGGTGTTTCTGACTGGACAGGAAGAGATCGACACCGCCTGTGAGATCCTGTACGAGCGGATGAAGTCTCTGGGGCCCGATGTTCCCGAGCTGATCATCCTGCCCGTTTATTCTGCCCTGCCCAGTGAGATGCAGACCAGGATCTTTGACCCCGCCCCCCCAGGCAGCAGAAAG GTGGTCATTGCAACAAACATCGCTGAGACGTCTCTGACCATCGATGGAATCTATTACGTGGTGGATCCCGGCTTCGTCAAGCAAAAAGTGTACAACTCTAAGACCGGCATTGACCAGCTGGTGGTGACTCCCATCTCACAG GCTCAGGCCAAACAGAGGGCCGGTCGAGCCGGCAGAACGGGCCCAGGGAAGTGTTACAGACTCTACACTGAGAGAGCCTACAGAGACGAGATGCTGACCACCAACGTACCTGAGATCCAGAGGACCAACCTGGCCAGCACCGTGCTGTCTCTGAAG GCGATGGGCATCAACGACCTGCTGTCGTTCGACTTCATGGACGCTCCCCCCATGGAGACTCTGATCACAGCCATGGAGCAGCTCTACACTCTGGGAGCTCTGGATGATGAAGGCTTACTCACTCGGCTGGGAAGAAGG ATGGCCGAGTTCCCTCTGGAGCCCATGCTGTGTAAGATGCTGATCATGTCCGTCCATCTGGGCTGCAGCGAGGAGATGCTCACCATCGTGTCAATGCTGTCTGTGCAGAACGTCTTCTACAGGCCTAAA GACAAACAGGCCTTGGCTGACCAGAAGAAGGCAAAGTTTCACCAGCCGGAGGGGGACCACCTGACCTTGCTGGCGGTTTACAACTCCTGGAAGAACAACAAGTTCTCCAACCCCTGGTGCTATGAGAACTTCATCCAGGCTCGCTCCCTGCGCAGAGCCCAGGACATCCGCAAACAGATGCTGGGCATCATGGACAG aCATAAACTTGACGTGGTGTCTTGTGGCAAAGCCACGGTCCGGGTCCAGAAAGCTATCTGCAGTGGCTTCTTCAGGAATGCCGCCAAAAAGGATCCTCAGGAGGGCTACCGCACCCTGATAGACCAGCAAGTCGTATACATCCACCCCTCCAGTGCTCTGTTCAACCGCCAGCCCGAGTG gGTCGTGTACCACGAGTTGGTTCTGACCACCAAGGAGTACATGCGGGAGGTGACCACCATCGACCCCCGCTGGCTGGTGGAGTTCTCACCTGCCTTCTTCAAAGTGTCCGATCCCACGCGCCTCAGcaagcagaagaagcagcagcgCCTCGAGCCTCTGTACAACCGCTACGAGGAACCCAACGCTTGGAGAATCTCTCGCGCCTTCAGACGCCGTTGA